The DNA window agtcagatccacccctcgctcctcacaagctccaccctctcgcccAAAAAGGGTCACTTCTGGGCCTGGCTTTAAAAcaccaagatggcagcagccaaaAAGCCCGACTCGAGTCTTCACAGTGGGAgttcacaaaccagtgggtgatgtcactgaAGCTACATTCATTATTGGTATAGTCTATGTTGCAAACATAGTCACTGATGCATTGTAGGTGGGCTCCAGTGTCCTTTTGTGTcctctcaaaaaatatttaaaaactatCTGATTTttgagtttatttttgttttgttgtcctTTTTCTGGTTCTGATGAAAGCCTGCCAGAAATGGGGCGATGCCTGTGAGCTAGTCCAGGCAGTCAACTCGAGCTGCgctgattcatacacacacgtCATACGTCACTCCACGTCATCTACAAAACACGCCCTCCCAATGTAGCGGTCTATTTAAGCTGCAAAATCTTCCCAGCCCTCTCTTTGCCTTGTGACTGCTGCCCTGCACCAGAACTGCTGCCTGCTCTTtcagccccacctccaccccaacATCCACCTGCAGGCTCTGGCTAAGGTGGGGAAATATTTAATCATCACTCCCCAGTGTCTCATGTAAACATATATGCGGGGAGCGATGACGCTGGAGTCTAGACACCAAACTGTAACTCTGTCctgctgttgaaataaacattataATCATGAGTTGTGTGACTGAACTTCCTGTAATGCCAGATTCACACTGAAGCGCCACGATTTGTTAAATGTCACGCCGACGGCCATCAGCAGTCGCCTGCCTGTTGACACCAGAGCCACATTTCTCTGCACCGGTCAGCAAGTGATTCTGCTGCCTGCTCTGTTTAAATCACATGACGAGCTCTGTGTTGTCTGCTTGTGTCTTTGCATGTGTGAtagctcgtgtgtgtgtgtgtgtgtgtgtgtgtgtgtgtgtggcgagcttgttgaatgggattttgtttAATCTCCACTGTAACATATATATGAGTGattgattgggctttcctgcaaatttgcacaactcctgtttaaaaaaactctACTGTTTGGCCATCACTATGTGACGGCTGTCTACTACTGTACTACAGCTAGACAGGAAGAGGTCGAATTCAGTACCACAGCATGCGTCGCTCATATCGATAACACTTATATTTGACCTGATTTAATACTTGATTTCTTAACAGAATGACTAAAAGTCTCAAACAGACTCTTACAGTAAGCAGTAAGGACAGAAGTCTAAACGGGGATTAACACACGTCAGTCCTGTCGTTTCATTGGTTCTTTTCACACCCATTCATGTGTTGAATTATTGTGTATTGCAGCTATAATAATTTATTAGTCCTGCTGAGTCTGCATGAAGCTTTGTGCGCCCTCTGTTGATGGACGATAACCCTAACCGAACCGTTAGAGACTCTTGTGGACAACTGGATGATTTTGATGTGAGATCTTATTTCAGTCTGACCTGAAGTTCCGATGGTGTCCATGCTCTTCAGGTTTTTGGCCTCCAGGATCACCACGGTCAGTTTGGCGGCAGTGGGAACGTAGCGCAGAGAGAGGCAGATCTCTCCCAGGTTTTCTTCCTGCAGCACAAAGAAATCTTTACAGCAAAAATCATCAAACAATTCAATGAAAATCAAGGgactcttcttctgtggtgctTTTTTGGTGTTGGAAGTCATTGAAAATCATAAACATATTTCCACAGatgtatttaaatgtttaaaaagtgacTCTGTCTCCAATAGAATGCTTCAGGTGacatttgtggggaaaaaattaAAGAATGTGTGGCCACAAAGAAGTAATACGTCAAAACAAGACACCACTCTGTCACCACGACTTTCTTAATTCATGGGAACAAGATCATTCAAGTTCCAGATGTGGTGGGATGTCTGTCAGTGTTGCGGCGATGCAGGTCAGTGGAGACGGCACAAATCCCAGAAAGCACAGACATATGAGGGACTTCTCCAGCCGCTGTACTTTGCATCGTGAGAGTGACAAACTTAACAACGGCAAAGAAAACCTCAAACTTGGCGGGCTCGGCGAGGTCCTGCCACTCCTCGATGACGTGGTTCCAGTCGACGTTGCAGAGCTGCACCCTGAGCTCACCGATGATGTTGTGTTTGGAGAATCTGTTGAAGTCAAAAACCTGCATCACCACCGTTGACTTCAGGAGGGAAGACTTGGATATCTGAGGAAATAATTCACCGTGTTAGAAGAACAAGTATCGCTGGGTTTTGaatcacctaaaaaaaaatcagttacaTGGTGATAAAGCTGAAGAGCAgcgacaaacagaaacacaacttcATCTGTTGGGTTAaacattattttagttttactttGACTGTGTTTTACTTACAGCTTTTTGAGAGAaaagcagtgttaattttgttgacgaaaaactatgatgaaaatTTTGCATCAAGAACCATTTTTTCCATGACGCAACCAAGACAATGACGAGCTGAAAATAGAGcttgataataaaaaactaaaatgaaatctatgtttcattttcattgacaaGAGCCAGAGAGATCAGATCCAAGAACGGTCGTGCTTGTAATGATCTTCTGATGCCTGATGAacaacaggctggtaaactccagtaaatagtctgcaccaggatgtttggttggtgcgagttgtgagctgtaactcagcagtaaataatcagccgtgtgtgtctgactgtggatggtggagctgctgaatggatttgtggagtttgttagttgcagcggtggctgttagcagctagctccgctcgcagccttcacagcttcaccccgcaggactccactcagtccggactggagaaggtttgtgggttgatggtgtttgacaggcaggtaggaggctcagttatctgtgagtgtagctgtgctgtaagtaaacagtctgaactcagatcagttttctctgacagagacgaaagtttagtttgaatcaccaactctgtgagaggacaccagtttaaacctccagactaacatgttgcacatgaagaaacaagttgtgtttctgcttcttaacagtcacatggataagtcagagtttacaatgaacctggggacaaatcctagttggctcacattagttatttgttgagagcataaatagagagatgttgagcttttcagatgatgatcagtaagtgtgtgctcgtaaatcagcccttaaacctgtcacacactgctggagacatgacagTTTGGAAGTGTGCACACATTATTGGTAGTTGGGAAAAAAAGTGTCTTAACgacaaatttattttattctttattcttattttttaacataatgactaaaatgttttaaatttatgtcaacttaaactaaactaaatctATTAGGgattaaaaatgactgaaatgcaactaaaactaaaacatttTCGTCTCAAGACTCAGACTGAATTATTTCATATCTTTTTTGCCTTTCAGCAGTATATAACAACAATTATAACTGATGTGGCTAATTAAACTAACGCAGCCTTGACccagacaaacagaaaatacataAATGGCAGATGCATTAAGCAAATAAATGTTTAGTATTGGCTCAGGTTTTCACTCGTCCATTATGACATGATGAGCTTCCAGTTgctgcagcagtaaaatgtgTTTGACATAAAGTCCATAAAAAAGGACTGAACAGCCTCCTGCAGGTCACACTGTTACAAGAATCACACCTTTAGTTTAGAGGTGTAAAACGTGTCCTGACAGATCACTGTCACACAGAAATATTGTACATCTAACATCAAGAGAAAatctttaagacttttttaaattaagcgtaagactttttaaaaccttttaagacctttttgTTTAGAGGAAACTGAATGCAAGACTTTTGGTCAAGTCTCCACTtctgactcagtgtgtgtgtgtgttgcacattttttgcacattgCACATGTTCTTTATACTTAATTATAttaaaacatatacatgtctcacatttttattgtaaatttctattttatttctgaCTCTTCTCTAGctcttgtttttattattttattttatttttatttgctcCTACTATGTTTACTGATGTGcactgaaacactgaatcaaattgCTTTATATGTAGAAACACTTTGATTCTGTAGATCCTTCCACAGCCACCTCGTACCTGGAAGACGAATTGTTCGTTGAAGACCGGGTTCAGCGTGCTTCTGAACACTTTGGTCTCGAAGGTTTTGGATTTGTTGGGGAGGATGTAGACTTTGACGTATGGGTCCGAGTTTCCTCCCAGGTCCATGGCCATCAGGCTGTTGGCTTGTTTGATCCCGACTGTGAGCTGTGAGGACAGAcgggacacagacagacaggtaacaCTGGGAGGTAAAGGGGAACTGATGCAGGGGAGTTCTGTTGCAGCAGAATAAAGCCTTTAGTGTCTCCAGACGGAGCTGCGTTAACACCAGTCAGGAACCACCATCTTAGaatgttgtaaaataaaaatcactatGCAATAATAAGCAAATCTACACTAACAAACATCAAATCATACGTTGTTTTTACCAAGATGGGTGTTAAATTTGAGCAATACAGTTATCTTTGTAATCACAATTATGTAATGATGTCACCACgcaatgacatcacagtgtcATTTAGCaactttaaaggagcaataagcgaaattcatcatttctagattgaaggaattagaaaattgctatgtgaagaactagaggtgtaatttcatctggagtatagcatgacgtcacacaccctctctctgtgttgatctccagcccgtTGTTTACaaggctgcgcgttcatgtacgttcatgtgaatccccccccccccccccccccccccccggcattacctctaaagaaacaacggttgttggTGAAGAAGTTGTCGgctaaagaaagggacagaactcggattaacattagccttgcatttccaaggcggagagcactgcgagagctgtaggggctacaatctgactcggagctagctcttcttctcctggacaggtacaacataaagtcaaatgtctgttttaattagtgttacagtaacgttaggcacatgtcgctatgtcgattcaattaaatttaatgttacaatcgtagccggagcttgagttattagcggctctgtcccagcaatgggtcaggcgttacggttgtgttaggtgagtagcccggcagcccagctaacatttgcaattagcattgtaaaatgtagcccggtgggcagcctggcggctgtgtttagctattcccctgcctacttcaatgatgatggtccctgtaataaatgtaatatattagctgagatggaggcgaggctcagtgactagaagagttggtagaagcgctccatagctgtaagttactccagtagccgtagtagctctagtgctaactccaaGAGCTAACactaacgtccctactcttctccgtgagcggCTCACGctctcacggagaagagttggaacgttagcatggcagccgactagtgctaacgctaacgtccccacgcttctcggctccgactcactgagcctggcggagaagtgtagggacgttagcactaatgggctgccatgctaacgttccaactcttctccgtgagactCACAGGCTCCTggctcagttggagttggagcgttagcgtggcagccgagtagtgctaacaggaaagcagggaaatagctaaacacagactgagagtgagtgaaagacatcgctaactgctaaactaagccaaactaagttggctgtttaggttttatttcctcgccctgtggcgagtgaatctgcctgtagtgaaaccggggctaaccggtgcttcctcctcaggctccacttcactcagctgccagcacagccagttagcctccgctagcctcccagctaacgttagccccagctctccgtttggatccaaccggagcaccgagccctggtttgttattcaggttaaagtgggaagaagcagcgggtatacATACATCTTTTCACTTATAAGGTGAAACACACAGCCACTCTGTAAACCTGGTTTAATCACCTCAGACTGAGCAGCATTGTAGTCCAGAGAGTAGAGCATCTTCCCTCTCTGCTGTTTGGTCGAGCCGTAGTCCACGTCGGTCACATCAGGCTGAACCTGTCGGAGCACAGGAAACACATCAGCACTCGTTTTTAATACAGGATAAGAAATTACTGTAGGGACAAAACAAAGGCGACTTAAAGAGAGACTTTGCAGCGGCCCTACAACTAGAGACGAGCGTGATAACTCGTCTAAATGATTAAACGTCCGCCCCATCGCTAGtcagcaccagaaatattagtcgcttaaaccaattagtgtttgattcatgtacaaggctgcctaactgtcatgcagccgcccgccactagtgggagctacagagccgtcagacagcagtccccctccccgcggtaatgctcgagtagactggagtttAAAACAACACGGTGGGAAATTGGAGAGACATCCTCTCACAAAACCAGCGCGGTTTGGCAGCACTTTGATCTAGAATATGAAAACAAGGTAGCGTGTTggctgtgtcagaaaaaaatggcaTATAATCAGTGGCCTGGAGCAATGAGCAACCACAGCCAACTCAAGCATTTGGATGTTAACCTGCACGGAACtacggctgctgctgctagtgGTACCGgggacaatgctaaccactgacACACTGCACTAACTTCTGACTGTTTTCTAGGTGTTTTTGTTTAgtcgacagggaaattagtcgccaGCAACATCCCTACCTACAACGTGATCTCGGTGTAAAATGGTAAAACTCCAGAGACCTGCAGGTTCACCTTTCAAACTGTTTCATGTCATCATTTGTCACTGACTGGTTGTGATCGTAGACAGCTTCACTGCTGGGCTGTGCGTCTAAGAGAGAACCAGACTCTCCTCCAGAGGACGCTGTCACTGTCACTCACCAGAGCTGTGGTGGTTTTTCCGTTCACGCCGTTCAGACTGATGTTCTCCTtactcttcttctgctgcttcttcttcttattcctTTTGCGGCAGCAGTAGATGcaggcacacagacagcagagcagaATCAGCACAGCGCCGACCGCAAAGATGGCGTACACCGCCCAGCGAGGCACTGCGGGAGACGAGGAGACGTGTTAGTCATTGTGTCAGGGACGTACAAGAGGTGGAGGAAggattcagatcctttactgaagTTAAAGCACTAACACcacactgtaaatataaaagTCCTGCACTGAGAGTTTTACTTGTACTGTATTATATTCAGACGGCTTCAGCCTCAGTTAAAGATCTGTCCTCCACCTCAgctttatctttttattttaggGTCAGTTTTGGGTTGAGGTGAAGCTGTTTACTCACAGGGGATCTTATTCAGAATATTGTTAACGAAGCCTGCGACGGCGACGGCAGCTGGATTGGCGGTGGAGTTAGtgtgggtggaggtggggaAGGTGGTGATGTTGGTGATGGGGTGAGAGGTCACCGGCAGGAGGGAGGTGAAGGGCGGAGTCTCTAAAGGCGTCATATGAGATACTGGAGGAGAGATTGGTGTAGGCTGGTGGATGGTCGgcatgatgaagaggaggaggaggatgaagagaggagctgtggaggaaacaGGAAAGAGTTTCAGTCTgcacaaataaatacagagaaacTCACAGTTTCAGCTTGATGTAAAACAGGTGACGCGTTTTGGAAGCCAATACTTTGATCACCACATTTATCTGTGACAGACatcagagaagaggaagaaaaagaagatgaagaacAGGGGAGGGAGATGAAgtggaaaaagaagaagaaagaaaaagatgaggaaaaaaaacacaggaggaggaagaggaaaagatgaagaggaggagaaggagacagaagagaAGAAGGAATAGGAAACGGCAGAAGAAAaaggacaagaagaagaagaagtagaggaaaaggaggaggaagaagaagaggaggattgtaagttgagtttcttgaagatgtttcacctcttacCCCAGAGGCTTCTTCTGAACTGAAGTGGATGACTGAGGATCTTCACCaacaagaagaggaggaagaagaagaggaagaaaaaggacAAGAAGAATAAGTAGAGGAaaatgaagatgaagaagaagaggatcAAGAGGAAGTATACCATATATGGTATCCCACAGTACCATTAAACCCATAAAACTCTCCACTGTCAGACTGAACAATCAAATCTCCTCAGCCGGAGTTTTTCTGAACGTTTCTGAACAACAGTGACGTCTGAAATCAAACATGAGAGCCGTCAAGCTCCGCTGACATGACGGAGTGAAACTCCACCatgaacaaacagcagcagcacattaaCCCTCCGTCTGATTCACTGTctgataacaacaacaaagactcCACACTGTTATCAGCCCGAGGAATCCTTCTGATGGAGTCAGTGGACCTGATGGAGGCGATTATACCTCCACTGCTGTAATGCTATCAGTAACCTTACAACACTCCCTGTGAAGGAGTGTGGAGCGGACAGAAGGTCCTAAACACGTCCtcagtttgtttggttttatttaaaaatatctattgacctccattttctaaaagcagtcctcacacacaccaaactgaaCCAATGCACCAGACTCTGTTCTCACTTAAagacgaggacatctaactggcctactgtccttgtcccagtatacaagcacgggaggggaatccatttattgagccaagtatgtgcgactcctctacgataggtggagatttgccccctttcagcttgttagtattggacctttttcctgtcgacctattacgtcacagaccaaacaatggacaaacaagttagctacggttagctagcagctaactgctaccatggtggacaactttacagctctgtacatttggtccgtccaaaaagtcacggctctggatgtagatttctccatgttgttaccggcttcttcttctcttacacatttaatgctattggacttcagggtcaaagcccggggcggaaactgtggagcatgctcagagcgcctcggccagtttgggtcttactgactgtatacatgcaggaggaattcaactcccaatcacattatctgaGTGTTAGTCCGACTGTCAGAAAGATTTAGTGCAATTTCAGTCACACTAACATGTTAACCTGTATTTTAgaagtctggttttagtcaaCACAATTAAtccattttctctaatgtcatgtaaatgcaCTGATGATGTGGACTGGTTTCAGATTTCTTCCAACGCTCGTCACTAAattcagttcagtcaggaacactttgcagtattatatttggcggtatggctctgtactggggcctctctgcttttcctAGGGCCTAAGCAGAATGCCTATTGCACGCGCCTTGAAACACATGTTATAGAAGCTGCTGTCCACAGATATACATACAGGTGGGCCTTGAGATTTTAGCTCGCCCTTTGGCTTTGATCCTGATATTTGGATCAAATGTATCCCAATCTAACCAGAAAGCGAACACATGATGAAGATTTGATCCACATCAAAACCAATGCTCTGTTACGTGATCAAATCCAATTTCAGAATCCTTTTTGCTTTTGAACAACCCATTTTCAGGATCTGATCCTATCTGATCAGATTACTTCCGAACAACTGGGCCCAGGAAACGGTTACACCTCCAGAAAGATCCTCCATGCCCCACGCCgcacccaaaaaataaaataacatcagaaaacaaattaaataaagacttctttgaaaagaaacagaaacagatatATCCCTCCTGAGATCATTCACAGATACGATGACATGATGAGACTTTCTGAACCTGGCctctgctttcagccattcatCACATCACATATATTAACTGCATGACGCACAACACCCTCTGAGCACCTCACAAATAAAACCTGAAACATTTTACTCACTAATGACGAGGTTTTACAGAAACGTCCACATCTCTACTCGCCGGCTGAAGTTGTTCCTGATCCGTACGGCTCAAAGTAAAAAGGGAGTCATGTTGGAGAAGGAGTGTAGAGGAAGGAGGTGACGTACGAGAGAAAGAGTTTtcctaaaaacaacaaagtgtTTGATCAGAGAGAGGAAACGTCTCCTCCCTCCGACTCCATCCACACTGTTTTCACTGTGAGCAGGAAAACACATCAACGGACCGACTGAAGGAGTCCAAACATTTCTGTCTctaacacagagaaagagacagaggtggaggaagtactctgataccacagtgtaaaatactctgttacatgtCAGTCCTGCATTCATCTTACTTTAATACTCAAGTATTAGCATCAGACTTTAAGTAGCACTCTACCAAGTACGCTCCCTGGCATTTCAGCGTATTTTGAAACGAATGTGTTGAGCATAAACGCCTCTGTGCACGCTCATAGCTGTCAACAAGGTGTCAATGTCACACCTTGCTGCAGTGACGTTAAAGTGTACTTTCAATCTTCATTAGTTCACTGTGGGCCTCATGTACCGTGAAAGGATTCACTTGTGACTCcgcaccagtcatttagaactgaagaagcttctcgGATGAGAAgcaaaacgtcttcaagaaacacaagcaagtccagttgcctacgatacagcacttaagaataccatgacctggatgactgagaatcttcaccgataCACACTGTGGGCCTTTCCCTAACCGCCCCCGATGCCGTTTTAAACGTTTCCACTTTCATGTGGAGGCTCCACAACATTGTGTA is part of the Epinephelus lanceolatus isolate andai-2023 chromosome 5, ASM4190304v1, whole genome shotgun sequence genome and encodes:
- the syt8 gene encoding synaptotagmin VIII isoform X1 — its product is MPTIHQPTPISPPVSHMTPLETPPFTSLLPVTSHPITNITTFPTSTHTNSTANPAAVAVAGFVNNILNKIPLPRWAVYAIFAVGAVLILLCCLCACIYCCRKRNKKKKQQKKSKENISLNGVNGKTTTALVQPDVTDVDYGSTKQQRGKMLYSLDYNAAQSELTVGIKQANSLMAMDLGGNSDPYVKVYILPNKSKTFETKVFRSTLNPVFNEQFVFQISKSSLLKSTVVMQVFDFNRFSKHNIIGELRVQLCNVDWNHVIEEWQDLAEPAKFEEENLGEICLSLRYVPTAAKLTVVILEAKNLKSMDTIGTSVSDTLTPERNPYVKVQLALDKRKWRKRKTSTKKKTLNPYYNESFTFDVTFEQIQRVNLVISVWDHDAISRNDAMGKIFLGCDASGNQLRHWADMLSNPRRPVAQWHSLLSAEQVNSTLSLKKKIPLQHKLPKLH
- the syt8 gene encoding synaptotagmin VIII isoform X2, translating into MPTIHQPTPISPPVSHMTPLETPPFTSLLPVTSHPITNITTFPTSTHTNSTANPAAVAVAGFVNNILNKIPLPRWAVYAIFAVGAVLILLCCLCACIYCCRKRNKKKKQQKKSKENISLNGVNGKTTTALVQPDVTDVDYGSTKQQRGKMLYSLDYNAAQSELTVGIKQANSLMAMDLGGNSDPYVKVYILPNKSKTFETKVFRSTLNPVFNEQFVFQISKSSLLKSTVVMQVFDFNRFSKHNIIGELRVQLCNVDWNHVIEEWQDLAEPAKFEEENLGEICLSLRYVPTAAKLTVVILEAKNLKSMDTIGTSDPYVKVQLALDKRKWRKRKTSTKKKTLNPYYNESFTFDVTFEQIQRVNLVISVWDHDAISRNDAMGKIFLGCDASGNQLRHWADMLSNPRRPVAQWHSLLSAEQVNSTLSLKKKIPLQHKLPKLH
- the syt8 gene encoding synaptotagmin VIII isoform X3; its protein translation is MPRWAVYAIFAVGAVLILLCCLCACIYCCRKRNKKKKQQKKSKENISLNGVNGKTTTALVQPDVTDVDYGSTKQQRGKMLYSLDYNAAQSELTVGIKQANSLMAMDLGGNSDPYVKVYILPNKSKTFETKVFRSTLNPVFNEQFVFQISKSSLLKSTVVMQVFDFNRFSKHNIIGELRVQLCNVDWNHVIEEWQDLAEPAKFEEENLGEICLSLRYVPTAAKLTVVILEAKNLKSMDTIGTSVSDTLTPERNPYVKVQLALDKRKWRKRKTSTKKKTLNPYYNESFTFDVTFEQIQRVNLVISVWDHDAISRNDAMGKIFLGCDASGNQLRHWADMLSNPRRPVAQWHSLLSAEQVNSTLSLKKKIPLQHKLPKLH